One window of Candidatus Bathyarchaeota archaeon genomic DNA carries:
- a CDS encoding glycosyltransferase family 2 protein → MREPSEVDVVILTKNSEHLLAKCLGSIYQNVPVKNLIIIDGYSTDTTLKILEQFNRKHHNIQIHQLNGSRAKARTEGIRKVTTDWFLFVDSDVVLCRDWFRKATGDLAEGVGAVWGLNVDLLPNVKNGRVLKLQSMVARQCFKLRGGMHDTLILRKAVEGIVIPEALHAYEDAYLVQWIEEHGYRAVIGSGIYCLHCKPPENWNLKNGVEQAIVELRCGLLYSHIFEYMVFYPVFFLYWGLQLPLNGFRNGSSR, encoded by the coding sequence TTGAGGGAACCATCCGAAGTCGACGTGGTCATTCTGACAAAGAACAGCGAGCATTTGCTCGCTAAATGCTTGGGTTCAATATACCAAAATGTGCCCGTCAAAAACCTCATCATAATTGACGGCTACTCCACAGATACAACCCTCAAAATCCTCGAGCAATTCAACCGCAAACACCACAACATCCAAATCCACCAACTCAACGGCTCCCGTGCCAAAGCGCGCACCGAAGGCATCCGCAAAGTCACTACCGACTGGTTCCTTTTCGTTGACAGCGACGTGGTACTGTGCCGGGACTGGTTTAGGAAGGCAACTGGGGATTTAGCTGAGGGGGTGGGTGCGGTTTGGGGTTTAAACGTGGATTTGTTGCCTAATGTGAAAAACGGGCGTGTTTTGAAGTTGCAGAGTATGGTTGCTCGGCAATGCTTCAAGCTGCGTGGAGGGATGCATGATACCTTGATTTTGCGTAAGGCGGTGGAGGGCATCGTGATTCCTGAGGCGCTTCACGCTTATGAGGACGCTTACTTGGTGCAGTGGATCGAGGAACACGGCTATCGGGCGGTTATTGGTAGCGGCATCTATTGTCTGCATTGTAAGCCGCCTGAGAACTGGAACCTCAAAAACGGCGTAGAACAAGCCATCGTCGAGTTACGCTGCGGACTGCTATATTCACACATTTTCGAGTACATGGTGTTCTATCCAGTGTTCTTCCTCTACTGGGGACTGCAGCTGCCGCTCAACGGATTTAGAAATGGTTCATCGCGATAA
- a CDS encoding tetratricopeptide repeat protein — MSVKEDPIKLHKDANALMENGKYAEARDLFVKVAELYYKNQNYFGSAEMNYKAGECSFKLKEYQKAVELFTKSADVSFAKGFDRYGLSGLENARDSQKELGNTAEVEALNAKIAEIKKKLEPPEEESTFSVFG; from the coding sequence ATGAGTGTAAAAGAAGACCCGATTAAGCTCCACAAAGACGCTAACGCCTTAATGGAAAACGGCAAATACGCGGAAGCTCGCGACCTCTTCGTCAAGGTCGCCGAACTCTACTACAAAAATCAAAACTATTTTGGCTCCGCAGAAATGAACTATAAAGCAGGCGAATGCAGCTTTAAACTAAAAGAGTACCAAAAAGCAGTTGAACTCTTCACAAAATCCGCAGACGTCTCCTTCGCCAAGGGCTTTGACCGCTACGGGCTCAGCGGTCTTGAAAATGCACGGGACAGCCAAAAAGAGCTGGGTAACACCGCAGAAGTTGAGGCACTCAACGCAAAAATCGCGGAGATCAAAAAGAAACTGGAGCCTCCAGAAGAAGAATCAACGTTCTCTGTGTTTGGTTAA
- a CDS encoding class I SAM-dependent methyltransferase produces the protein MPYEQTYFTKCKYPKKQQLIERHVLEVLKWANQTFQINLLNGKGKRALDVGCALGFTSRVLLGLGYETYGVDISSWGAKQAKLAGGGEFLVCDAQTALPLKTEAFDLVTCFDVLEHMSDPERALLGMLEACKDTLVCTTPNRRVEKPLRKLLCDYDQTHISTKTPKEWQTAAAQLPAQSRRVEAFYDLAVRFGGKLFFKSFSLPTYGLTVRIAIRK, from the coding sequence ATGCCATACGAGCAAACCTACTTTACCAAATGCAAATACCCCAAAAAACAACAATTGATCGAACGCCACGTACTGGAAGTCCTCAAATGGGCAAACCAAACCTTCCAAATCAACCTCTTAAACGGCAAAGGCAAACGTGCGTTAGATGTCGGTTGCGCTCTAGGCTTTACCAGCCGGGTGCTGTTGGGGTTGGGATACGAAACTTACGGAGTGGATATTTCAAGTTGGGGCGCAAAACAAGCCAAACTAGCGGGCGGCGGCGAATTTTTGGTCTGCGACGCCCAAACAGCTCTACCCTTAAAAACTGAAGCATTTGATTTGGTGACTTGCTTTGATGTATTGGAACATATGTCTGATCCCGAAAGGGCACTTTTAGGTATGCTTGAAGCCTGCAAAGACACACTTGTCTGCACCACACCCAACCGAAGAGTAGAGAAACCCCTCCGCAAACTGCTCTGCGACTATGACCAAACCCACATCAGCACCAAAACCCCCAAAGAATGGCAAACCGCCGCAGCCCAATTGCCTGCCCAAAGCCGCAGGGTTGAGGCGTTCTATGATTTGGCTGTGAGGTTTGGGGGCAAGCTGTTTTTTAAGTCGTTTAGCCTTCCAACGTATGGATTAACGGTTAGGATAGCTATCAGGAAGTGA
- a CDS encoding ECF transporter S component → MTEAQKPQHTPKHDQTTAFKIAAAAVFAALVAVATLLFVIPIPATSGYFNLGETLIYIAALLFGPLVGAAAGAGATIADALVAAQFAPGTFTIKAVEGLIVGVLMGKIYHRTKSIALSATIAVTVGGLEMVAGYLLYETLILGYPLALALVEVPFNFIQMLIGLVIAVPVMIAVLKVFPQLKSNL, encoded by the coding sequence ATGACTGAAGCACAAAAACCGCAACACACACCGAAACACGATCAAACAACCGCTTTCAAAATCGCAGCGGCAGCAGTATTCGCGGCGCTTGTTGCAGTAGCAACCCTGCTCTTTGTAATTCCCATCCCCGCGACAAGCGGCTACTTCAACCTCGGCGAAACCCTCATCTATATAGCGGCCCTGCTTTTTGGTCCACTGGTTGGGGCAGCGGCAGGTGCAGGAGCTACAATCGCAGATGCCCTCGTCGCGGCACAATTCGCTCCAGGTACATTTACCATAAAAGCTGTGGAAGGTCTTATAGTTGGAGTGTTGATGGGGAAGATTTATCACAGAACCAAAAGCATCGCGTTGAGCGCCACCATAGCGGTTACAGTGGGCGGTTTAGAGATGGTTGCTGGATATCTGCTCTACGAAACTCTTATACTGGGTTATCCACTAGCGCTGGCGTTGGTTGAGGTGCCCTTCAACTTCATCCAGATGCTCATCGGTTTGGTTATTGCAGTTCCAGTGATGATTGCGGTTTTGAAGGTTTTCCCACAACTTAAAAGCAACCTTTAA
- a CDS encoding AIR synthase family protein, translating to MKLPPGKIPIDILKDVVFKNLGADRSEVVLGPAAGVDGAIIDVGTKHAIVSMDPITGAVERIGWEAININANDVSTFGVEPAFFFSCIMLPSGADSKIVETISTQMHQAAKELGIAIVGGHCESTPGLANPIVVGCTVGLTEKGKYVTAAGAKAGDKIILTKTAGIEGTAILATDREEQLKKVFSPAVLEGAKHFYSQISVVKDALIAYRAGGVHAMHDPTEGGVLNGIHELADAAGLGVRVLEEKITVEPETAKICRFYEIDPLQLISSGALLIAADPAEADNIVNNLSREHIYSNIIGEFNPNPNKRILVHGDESAEMLPRPTSDHLWIALSR from the coding sequence ATGAAGCTGCCACCTGGAAAAATTCCCATAGACATCCTAAAAGACGTTGTCTTCAAAAATCTCGGCGCAGACCGAAGCGAAGTTGTTCTCGGACCAGCGGCAGGTGTGGACGGCGCAATTATAGATGTAGGCACCAAACACGCCATCGTCTCCATGGACCCCATAACGGGCGCCGTGGAACGCATCGGTTGGGAAGCCATAAACATCAACGCTAACGACGTCTCCACCTTCGGCGTGGAACCCGCGTTCTTCTTTAGCTGCATCATGCTGCCCTCGGGTGCGGACAGCAAAATCGTTGAAACCATAAGCACACAGATGCATCAAGCCGCAAAAGAACTCGGCATAGCCATAGTTGGCGGCCACTGCGAATCCACCCCCGGCTTAGCTAACCCGATTGTGGTGGGCTGCACAGTGGGTTTAACGGAGAAAGGCAAATATGTCACGGCTGCAGGCGCCAAGGCAGGCGACAAGATCATCCTAACCAAAACCGCAGGCATAGAGGGCACCGCGATTTTAGCAACAGACCGCGAAGAACAGTTGAAAAAGGTGTTTTCGCCAGCGGTTCTTGAGGGTGCTAAGCATTTTTACAGTCAAATCAGCGTCGTCAAAGACGCCTTAATCGCTTACCGCGCGGGCGGCGTGCACGCGATGCATGACCCAACTGAGGGCGGAGTCTTAAACGGCATACACGAATTGGCGGATGCGGCGGGTTTGGGGGTGAGGGTTTTGGAAGAGAAAATCACAGTGGAACCCGAAACTGCAAAAATTTGTCGCTTCTACGAAATCGACCCGCTCCAACTGATTAGTTCAGGCGCACTCCTTATCGCTGCGGACCCAGCGGAAGCAGACAACATCGTCAACAACCTAAGCCGCGAGCACATCTACTCAAACATCATCGGCGAATTCAACCCCAACCCCAACAAACGCATCCTTGTGCATGGAGATGAGTCTGCGGAGATGCTGCCAAGACCAACCTCAGACCACCTCTGGATAGCATTATCGCGATGA
- a CDS encoding glycosyltransferase: MGESVDVVLLTKDSERVLRRCVESIYRNVPVAQLIVVDGYSKDNTLQIITEFDNKYHNVKVVMDRGNRATARQKGIEHVTAEWFLFVDSDVVLCRDWYKKAQKYIQPDVGAVWGIEVWSTITNPKTLRLFLTTTRKIFEVRGGTHDTLIRTSTIKDIKIPPDLHVFEDSYIKDWIAGKGYRVVACYSPFCIHYRPEQVWTLRGSLGLIAEAFEYGSPQLISRLLLAYGFYTVYSVYQMLNS; this comes from the coding sequence GTGGGGGAATCTGTGGATGTTGTGTTGCTGACTAAAGACAGCGAACGTGTCCTCAGGCGATGCGTAGAATCTATCTACCGAAACGTTCCCGTCGCGCAACTAATCGTGGTGGACGGCTACTCCAAAGACAACACGCTCCAAATCATCACTGAATTCGACAATAAATACCACAACGTCAAAGTCGTCATGGACCGAGGCAACCGCGCCACCGCCCGCCAAAAAGGCATAGAGCACGTCACCGCGGAGTGGTTTCTCTTCGTAGACAGCGACGTGGTGCTGTGTCGCGACTGGTATAAAAAAGCCCAAAAATATATCCAACCCGACGTCGGCGCCGTGTGGGGCATAGAAGTCTGGTCTACAATAACAAACCCCAAAACCCTGCGCCTCTTTTTGACGACAACCCGCAAGATTTTTGAGGTCCGCGGCGGAACCCACGACACCCTCATCCGCACTAGCACAATCAAAGACATCAAAATCCCGCCTGACCTGCATGTGTTTGAGGACTCCTACATTAAAGACTGGATCGCGGGCAAAGGCTACCGCGTGGTCGCCTGCTACAGCCCATTTTGCATCCACTACCGACCTGAGCAAGTGTGGACACTGCGGGGCAGCTTAGGTTTAATCGCGGAAGCTTTCGAATACGGTAGTCCGCAGTTGATTAGCAGGTTGCTGTTGGCTTACGGTTTCTACACTGTGTACTCAGTTTACCAGATGCTTAATTCCTGA